Proteins from one Blattabacterium sp. (Blattella germanica) str. Bge genomic window:
- a CDS encoding GH3 auxin-responsive promoter family protein, translating to MIKYLSGYLTSAFLKKRIKNIEFFMRYPIEIQNQLMNQLILYAKDTEFGKKYGFHDIKRYQQFSERIPLCKYADLKSVIKRIRRGEKNILWPGTVKWFAKSSGTTNTKSKYIPVTKLSMNECHYKAGKDMLSIYIHNHPKTKIFFGKAVRLGGSHELHKNYNTFYGDLSSILIKNMPFWADNICIPKKETALMSEWESKLENIVKETGYKDVRILLGVCSWLLIFLKELLKKFDKKKIHEIWPNIEVIFHGGVSFKPYIRQYQNLFENSINYYNIYSASEGFFAIQDQRKKGDLLLLLNHGIFYEFLPVEDINKTNPKIISIDNVELNKNYAMVVSTNAGLWRYIIGDTIKFTGLSPYRITISGRTTHYINSFGEELIIENAEQALNRACLKTDSIIHEYTAGPVYMNQKNSGAHEWIIEFKKFPKDLCEFRDILDNELKSTNSDYEIKRYKNIVLGPPIIHVARDGLFYDWLKKIKKLGGQNKIPRLSNDRKYLDSILKIEKKF from the coding sequence ATGATAAAGTATTTGTCTGGATATTTAACATCTGCTTTTCTCAAAAAAAGAATTAAAAACATAGAATTTTTCATGCGTTATCCAATAGAAATACAAAATCAATTGATGAATCAATTGATTTTGTATGCAAAAGATACTGAATTTGGAAAAAAATATGGATTTCATGATATAAAGAGATATCAACAATTTTCTGAAAGAATTCCTTTATGTAAATATGCAGATTTAAAATCTGTAATCAAAAGAATTCGTAGAGGAGAAAAAAATATATTATGGCCAGGAACAGTCAAATGGTTTGCAAAATCTTCTGGAACAACAAATACAAAAAGTAAATATATTCCTGTTACCAAACTTTCCATGAATGAATGTCATTACAAAGCAGGAAAAGATATGTTGTCTATTTATATTCATAATCATCCTAAAACAAAAATATTTTTCGGAAAAGCTGTTCGTTTAGGAGGAAGTCATGAGTTACATAAAAATTACAACACATTTTATGGAGATTTATCTTCTATTTTAATCAAAAATATGCCTTTTTGGGCAGATAACATTTGTATTCCTAAAAAGGAAACAGCCTTAATGAGTGAATGGGAAAGCAAATTAGAAAACATAGTCAAAGAAACAGGATACAAAGATGTCCGTATTTTGTTGGGAGTTTGTTCTTGGTTATTAATTTTTTTAAAAGAATTACTCAAAAAATTTGATAAAAAAAAAATCCACGAAATATGGCCTAATATAGAAGTCATATTTCATGGAGGAGTAAGTTTTAAGCCTTATATTCGTCAATATCAAAATTTATTTGAAAATTCTATTAATTATTACAATATATATAGTGCTTCAGAAGGTTTTTTTGCCATTCAAGATCAAAGAAAAAAAGGAGATCTTTTACTTTTATTAAATCATGGAATTTTTTATGAATTTCTTCCTGTGGAAGACATAAATAAAACAAATCCAAAAATAATCTCCATTGATAATGTAGAATTAAATAAAAATTATGCAATGGTTGTTTCTACAAATGCTGGATTATGGAGATATATAATAGGAGATACTATTAAATTTACTGGATTATCACCATATCGAATTACTATTTCAGGAAGAACGACTCATTACATTAATTCTTTTGGAGAAGAATTAATTATTGAAAATGCAGAACAAGCTTTAAACAGAGCTTGTTTAAAAACAGATTCTATTATTCATGAATATACAGCAGGACCTGTTTATATGAATCAAAAAAATTCTGGAGCTCACGAATGGATTATAGAATTTAAAAAATTCCCAAAAGATTTATGTGAATTTAGAGATATTTTAGATAACGAATTAAAATCTACTAATTCAGATTATGAAATTAAACGATATAAAAATATAGTTTTAGGTCCTCCTATTATACATGTAGCTAGAGATGGATTATTTTATGATTGGTTAAAAAAAATAAAAAAATTAGGTGGACAAAATAAAATTCCTCGATTATCGAATGATAGAAAATATTTAGATTCCATACTAAAAATAGAAAAAAAATTTTAA
- a CDS encoding SufE family protein, whose protein sequence is MCKNLEMTLHQKEEIIKKEFRILTSWEEKYEHLINLGKKLPKKSNAFRSDEKLIPGCQSKVWLNAELRKSRIFFEADGDALLPRGMAALMIRVYSGLFPFEIISSNANFIYKIGFQTFLSPIRANGMLLFLKK, encoded by the coding sequence TTGTGTAAAAATTTAGAAATGACTTTGCATCAAAAAGAAGAAATAATAAAAAAAGAGTTTCGTATTCTGACGAGTTGGGAAGAAAAATATGAACATTTGATAAATTTGGGTAAAAAATTACCCAAAAAATCAAATGCGTTTAGATCAGATGAAAAATTAATTCCTGGCTGTCAATCTAAAGTTTGGTTGAATGCTGAATTGAGAAAATCACGTATTTTTTTTGAAGCAGACGGGGATGCTTTATTACCTAGAGGGATGGCTGCTCTTATGATTCGTGTATATTCAGGCCTTTTTCCTTTTGAAATCATTTCTTCAAACGCTAATTTTATTTATAAAATAGGATTTCAAACTTTTTTATCCCCTATTAGGGCTAATGGCATGCTTTTATTTTTAAAAAAATAA
- a CDS encoding putative sugar nucleotidyl transferase — MNFILYDGIEWKNLFPITLTRPVSEIRLGLFTLKERWEKYIGNKASGIITQSFLSKKYSLIDDEYFFENILLINSSFLPNEELIQMVSSLKENEAVFFKEKIIAVKKNFFSCEKKENVLSFKKKHNIKNIIHIQYPWDIFMNNETVLKKDFMFFTKKKSFSLLGKNYVLCKEKIFLEEDIKANNIVLNAQWGPIYIEKGVEIMEGSVIRGPASIGKNSILNVGSKIYGGTTIGHFCKIGGEIINSIVFSYSNKAHDGFLGNTILGEWCNLGAGTNVSNLRNDYRKVTIWDYEKKSFIPVDMQFCGTMMGDYSKCGINTQLNTATVIGVSTNIFGYGFPPRYVPSFSFGGIQKRKKILFHQVCETAEIMMSRRNVNFSVLDKKILEYLYQLLDI, encoded by the coding sequence ATGAATTTTATATTATACGATGGAATAGAATGGAAAAATTTATTTCCTATAACGTTGACTAGACCAGTATCGGAAATTCGTTTAGGATTATTCACTCTCAAAGAGAGATGGGAGAAATACATTGGAAATAAAGCTTCCGGTATTATTACACAATCATTTCTTTCAAAGAAATATTCATTAATAGATGATGAATATTTCTTTGAAAACATATTATTAATCAATTCTTCATTTCTTCCAAACGAAGAATTAATTCAGATGGTTTCTTCCTTAAAAGAAAACGAAGCTGTTTTTTTTAAAGAAAAAATTATAGCTGTAAAAAAGAATTTTTTTTCCTGTGAAAAGAAAGAAAATGTTCTTTCTTTTAAAAAAAAACATAATATTAAAAATATTATCCATATACAATATCCATGGGATATATTTATGAATAACGAAACTGTGTTGAAAAAAGATTTCATGTTTTTTACAAAAAAAAAATCTTTTTCTTTATTGGGAAAAAATTATGTTCTTTGCAAAGAGAAAATTTTTTTGGAGGAAGATATCAAAGCAAATAATATTGTATTAAATGCTCAATGGGGGCCAATATATATTGAAAAAGGAGTTGAAATCATGGAAGGATCTGTAATAAGAGGACCCGCATCTATTGGAAAGAATTCTATTCTAAATGTAGGTTCAAAAATATATGGAGGAACAACTATTGGTCATTTTTGTAAAATAGGTGGAGAAATTATAAATTCCATAGTTTTTTCCTATTCTAATAAAGCTCACGATGGATTTTTGGGGAACACTATTTTAGGAGAGTGGTGTAATTTAGGAGCTGGAACTAATGTTTCTAATTTAAGAAATGATTATCGTAAAGTAACAATTTGGGATTATGAAAAAAAAAGTTTTATTCCTGTTGACATGCAATTTTGTGGAACAATGATGGGAGACTATTCAAAATGTGGGATAAATACTCAATTGAATACAGCTACAGTAATAGGAGTTAGTACTAATATTTTTGGATATGGATTTCCTCCAAGGTATGTTCCTTCTTTTTCTTTTGGTGGAATCCAAAAAAGAAAAAAAATACTTTTCCATCAAGTTTGTGAAACAGCTGAGATAATGATGAGCAGAAGAAACGTCAATTTTTCTGTTTTAGACAAAAAAATTTTAGAATATTTGTATCAATTGTTGGATATTTAA
- the rpsO gene encoding 30S ribosomal protein S15, producing MTAEKKKEIFKTYGTSVYDTGSSKAQVALFTYRINYLSNHLKNNKKDFNTERALVKLVGKRKKLLKYIEKRDINSYKNIIKHLGLRK from the coding sequence ATGACAGCAGAGAAAAAAAAAGAAATATTCAAAACTTACGGAACGTCCGTTTACGATACAGGTTCTTCAAAAGCACAAGTTGCTTTATTCACTTACCGTATTAATTATTTAAGCAATCATCTGAAAAATAATAAAAAAGATTTTAATACAGAAAGAGCTTTGGTAAAATTGGTAGGAAAAAGAAAAAAACTATTAAAATATATAGAAAAACGTGATATTAATAGTTATAAAAATATAATTAAACATCTAGGATTGAGAAAATAA
- the ubiE gene encoding bifunctional demethylmenaquinone methyltransferase/2-methoxy-6-polyprenyl-1,4-benzoquinol methylase UbiE, protein MNKRSLKEEKIKNMFDHISCKYDLINHILSFGIDFFWRKKIIHLLDKFNKVKKIENILDLATGTGDLAILLANKFDDACIIGLDPSKKMLQIAQKKIENNFLEKKIKLIQGYSQHIPFKNETFDAVTIAFGIRNFQYIHLSIREIYRILKPLGILGILEFSNPSNYWIKKIYYFYSHFIMNKIGNFLSNNHFAYNYLKESILSFSYCGKKMSKLLKYHKFNTIYIRKLTFEIVSIYLSIKIY, encoded by the coding sequence ATGAATAAACGTTCTCTGAAAGAAGAAAAAATAAAAAATATGTTTGATCATATTTCCTGTAAATATGATTTGATTAATCATATATTGTCTTTTGGAATCGATTTTTTTTGGAGAAAAAAAATAATTCATTTATTGGATAAATTTAATAAAGTCAAAAAAATTGAAAATATATTAGATTTAGCTACTGGAACCGGAGATTTAGCTATTTTATTAGCTAATAAATTTGATGATGCTTGCATTATAGGATTAGATCCATCCAAAAAAATGCTTCAAATAGCTCAAAAAAAAATAGAAAATAATTTTTTAGAAAAAAAAATCAAATTAATTCAAGGATATTCCCAACATATTCCATTTAAAAATGAAACTTTTGATGCAGTAACTATCGCGTTTGGAATAAGAAATTTTCAATATATTCATCTTTCTATCAGAGAAATATATAGAATACTGAAACCTTTAGGAATATTAGGAATTTTAGAATTTTCTAACCCTTCCAATTATTGGATAAAAAAAATTTATTATTTCTATTCTCATTTCATCATGAATAAAATAGGAAATTTTCTATCAAATAATCATTTTGCGTATAATTATTTAAAAGAGTCTATTCTATCATTTTCTTATTGTGGTAAAAAAATGAGTAAACTTTTAAAGTATCATAAATTTAACACAATTTATATACGAAAACTGACTTTTGAAATTGTCTCTATTTATTTATCAATTAAAATATATTAA
- the metE gene encoding 5-methyltetrahydropteroyltriglutamate--homocysteine S-methyltransferase has product MLKHNLGYPRIGIQRELKKACEAYWSQKIDSNALFEVGKKIRKENWKMQEMANLDLIPCNDFSFYDHVLDMSLLLGAIPESYLSVPMIQNHIDLYFSMARGFQKNQWDIKAMEMTKWFNTNYHYIVPEFDKNQKFSIFSKKIFDELEESKKLLKSIKKIKPVLIGPVSYLFLGKEKEKSFHRMDLIENLVPTYTKIINELKNKGVDWIQLDEPILVLDMSEKEKEAFQYAYKEISKSCIGTNILLTSYFDGILENISLLRDVFVKALHIDLVEDSEQLEKILFFVKESKMILSLGIIDGRNIWKNNYTDSIKKIEKTIEFIGEDRVMIAPNCSLLHVPINIEYEHFIHEDIKNRMSFARQKIDELSDLECIIKGNKDILLNNFSLLEKSKKSSIFHDKKIKERATQIKDKDLQRENPFHIRQKKQKEKFRLPLFPTTTIGSFPQTKEIRRLRNQFRKKELSKEEYDQKIQSFIVDVIKKQEEVDLDVLVHGEFERTDMVEYFSDKLKGILSTENGWVQSYGSRCVKPPIIYGDVSRIVDMTVDWICFAQSKTKKLMKGMLTGPVTILQWSFVRNDQPVSHTAYQIAWSIREEVLSLEKSGIQIIQIDEPALREGLPLKHKNWKSYLDWSIKAFRISSSGVKDETQIHTHMCYSEFNDILENIADMDADVITMETSRSKMELLKAFSIFSYPNEIGPGVYDIHSPRIPTIEEIFDLIEKASKKLPPRNIWVNPDCGLKTRKWEEVLKSLKNMTDAAKIARLKLANQSS; this is encoded by the coding sequence ATGCTGAAACATAATTTGGGTTATCCTCGTATAGGAATACAAAGAGAATTAAAAAAAGCTTGTGAAGCTTATTGGTCTCAAAAAATTGATTCGAACGCTTTATTCGAAGTAGGAAAAAAAATAAGGAAAGAAAATTGGAAAATGCAAGAAATGGCAAATTTAGATTTGATTCCATGTAATGATTTTAGTTTTTATGATCACGTTCTAGATATGTCATTGTTATTAGGAGCTATTCCAGAATCTTATCTTTCAGTGCCAATGATTCAGAATCATATTGATCTATATTTTTCTATGGCTAGAGGATTTCAAAAAAATCAATGGGATATCAAAGCTATGGAAATGACTAAATGGTTTAATACTAATTATCATTATATAGTTCCAGAATTTGATAAAAATCAAAAATTTTCTATTTTCTCAAAGAAAATTTTTGACGAATTAGAAGAATCAAAAAAATTATTGAAATCCATAAAAAAAATAAAACCTGTATTAATAGGACCAGTGTCTTACCTTTTTTTAGGAAAAGAAAAAGAAAAATCCTTTCATAGAATGGATTTGATTGAAAATCTTGTTCCTACTTATACAAAAATTATCAATGAATTGAAAAATAAAGGAGTTGATTGGATTCAATTGGATGAGCCCATTTTAGTTTTAGATATGTCTGAAAAAGAAAAAGAGGCTTTTCAATATGCTTATAAAGAAATATCTAAATCTTGTATAGGAACCAATATTCTATTAACCTCTTATTTTGATGGAATTTTAGAAAATATTTCTCTTCTTAGAGATGTTTTTGTAAAAGCTTTGCATATCGATTTGGTAGAAGATTCAGAACAATTGGAAAAAATCCTTTTTTTTGTAAAAGAATCAAAAATGATTTTGTCCTTAGGTATTATTGATGGAAGAAATATATGGAAAAATAATTATACTGATTCAATCAAAAAAATTGAAAAAACAATTGAATTCATAGGAGAAGATCGTGTAATGATTGCACCAAATTGTTCTCTATTACATGTTCCTATAAATATAGAATATGAACACTTCATTCATGAAGATATAAAAAATAGAATGTCTTTTGCTAGGCAAAAAATAGATGAATTAAGTGATTTAGAATGTATTATAAAAGGTAATAAAGATATTTTATTGAATAATTTTTCTTTACTTGAAAAATCTAAAAAATCTTCTATTTTTCATGATAAAAAAATAAAAGAAAGAGCTACACAAATCAAAGATAAAGATCTACAAAGAGAAAATCCTTTTCATATTCGACAAAAAAAACAAAAAGAAAAATTTCGTCTTCCTTTATTTCCAACAACCACTATAGGATCTTTTCCTCAAACAAAAGAAATACGTCGTTTGCGAAATCAATTTCGTAAAAAAGAATTAAGCAAAGAAGAATATGATCAAAAAATACAATCTTTCATTGTAGATGTTATTAAAAAACAAGAAGAAGTAGATTTAGATGTTTTGGTTCATGGGGAATTTGAAAGAACTGATATGGTAGAATATTTTTCAGATAAACTAAAAGGAATACTTTCTACTGAGAATGGATGGGTTCAAAGTTATGGAAGTCGATGTGTTAAACCTCCTATTATTTATGGAGATGTTAGCCGGATTGTAGATATGACTGTTGATTGGATATGTTTTGCTCAATCTAAAACTAAAAAATTAATGAAAGGAATGTTAACTGGACCAGTTACCATTTTGCAATGGTCATTTGTAAGAAATGATCAGCCAGTTTCTCATACCGCTTATCAAATAGCTTGGTCTATTAGAGAAGAAGTATTGTCTTTAGAAAAATCTGGAATTCAAATTATTCAAATTGACGAACCAGCTCTTAGAGAAGGATTACCTTTGAAACATAAAAATTGGAAATCTTATTTAGATTGGTCTATAAAGGCTTTTCGTATTTCTTCAAGTGGAGTTAAAGATGAAACTCAAATACATACGCATATGTGTTACAGTGAGTTTAACGATATATTAGAGAATATCGCAGATATGGATGCAGATGTTATTACTATGGAAACCTCCAGATCAAAAATGGAATTATTAAAAGCTTTTTCTATTTTTTCTTATCCTAATGAAATAGGTCCAGGAGTATATGATATTCATTCACCCAGAATTCCTACTATAGAAGAAATTTTTGATTTAATAGAAAAAGCCTCAAAAAAATTACCACCTAGAAATATTTGGGTAAATCCAGATTGTGGATTAAAAACTAGAAAATGGGAGGAAGTTTTGAAATCATTGAAAAATATGACAGATGCTGCAAAAATAGCGAGATTGAAACTCGCCAATCAGTCTTCTTAA
- a CDS encoding polyribonucleotide nucleotidyltransferase, protein MPDIVKETISLKDGRSIIIETGELAKQADGSAIVRLDDTMLLATVVVSKETKNETNFLPLTVDYREKYSAGGKIPGGFIKREGRPSDEEILTMRLVDRVLRPTFPEWFKKEIQIMISLLSYDKTVLPDGLAGLAASTALSVAGVPFNGPISEIRIIRSKRNFIINPSLDQLKEADIDLIVGASMNSIIMIEGEMKEIKESEFLNTIIHAHEEIQSQIEAQIRLSKKLSNNSSLFFEDQKSKKYNPENESLKEELFSFSYEKIEKIYSNSLDKKTRFIQEKIILNNFKKKFLTEEKIEKEEAIIDQFYEEIKKKVTRNLILEKGIRLDGRTSKQIRPIWSVVDYLPGVHGSALFSRGETQSLTTVTLGSSLDANKIDNVVMENQEKFYLHYNFPPFSTGEIRPIRGVSRREIGHGNLAQRALKNIIPNNPYTIRVVSDILESNGSSSMATVCAASLALMDAGISIKNPVSGIAMGLFMENEKKIIISDIIGEEDHFGDLDFKITGTQYGITACQMDVKKTQGLTYDLLNQILKQALEGRIFILRKMLEVLPEYRKKMKPNAPKIYTFNIPKDFIGSVIGTGGKVIQEIQSCTNTNILIEEKGDFGYIEIIGHDDEKIEKAIDRIKQITFVPELGKIYKAKVKSIKDFGAFVEIAKGVEGLLHISEIGWKRLNRIEEELHIGDIVDVKFMGMDEKNKKMKLSRKVLLPRPGKKND, encoded by the coding sequence ATGCCAGATATAGTCAAAGAAACCATATCTCTTAAAGATGGTCGTAGTATCATTATTGAAACAGGAGAGTTGGCTAAACAAGCAGATGGATCTGCCATAGTACGTTTAGATGATACAATGCTATTGGCTACTGTAGTTGTTTCCAAAGAAACAAAAAATGAAACAAATTTTTTGCCTTTAACAGTAGATTATAGAGAAAAATATTCAGCAGGTGGGAAAATTCCTGGCGGTTTTATAAAAAGAGAAGGAAGACCTTCCGATGAAGAAATATTAACAATGAGATTAGTTGATCGAGTATTAAGACCTACATTTCCAGAATGGTTCAAAAAGGAAATACAAATTATGATTTCTTTGTTGTCATATGATAAAACTGTTTTACCGGATGGATTGGCCGGATTAGCCGCTTCAACCGCTCTATCTGTAGCAGGAGTTCCTTTCAACGGACCTATATCAGAAATTCGTATTATACGTTCAAAAAGAAATTTCATTATTAATCCAAGTTTAGATCAATTAAAAGAAGCAGATATAGATTTGATAGTAGGAGCTTCTATGAATTCTATTATCATGATAGAAGGAGAAATGAAAGAAATCAAAGAAAGTGAATTTTTGAATACCATAATTCATGCTCATGAAGAGATTCAATCTCAGATAGAAGCTCAAATTCGTTTGTCTAAAAAATTATCAAATAATAGTTCCCTTTTTTTTGAAGATCAAAAATCAAAAAAATATAATCCAGAAAATGAATCTTTAAAAGAAGAACTTTTTTCTTTTTCTTACGAAAAAATTGAAAAAATTTACAGTAATTCTTTGGACAAAAAAACTAGATTTATTCAAGAAAAAATTATTTTAAACAATTTCAAGAAAAAATTTTTAACAGAAGAAAAAATAGAAAAAGAAGAAGCGATTATTGATCAATTTTATGAAGAAATTAAAAAAAAAGTAACTAGAAATTTAATTTTAGAAAAAGGAATTCGATTAGATGGGAGAACAAGTAAACAAATCCGTCCAATATGGAGTGTTGTCGATTACTTACCTGGAGTCCATGGATCCGCTCTATTTTCTAGAGGAGAAACTCAATCTCTTACAACAGTTACCTTAGGGTCCTCTTTGGATGCTAATAAAATAGATAATGTTGTTATGGAAAATCAGGAAAAATTCTATTTGCATTATAATTTTCCACCTTTTTCAACGGGAGAAATACGTCCAATTAGAGGTGTTTCTAGACGTGAAATTGGTCATGGAAATTTAGCTCAACGTGCCTTAAAAAATATTATTCCTAATAATCCATATACAATACGTGTTGTATCAGACATTTTAGAATCTAATGGATCTTCTTCTATGGCTACAGTTTGTGCTGCAAGTTTAGCTTTGATGGATGCTGGAATTTCTATTAAAAATCCAGTTTCTGGCATTGCAATGGGATTATTTATGGAAAATGAAAAAAAAATTATTATATCGGATATAATAGGTGAAGAGGATCACTTTGGAGATTTAGATTTTAAAATTACAGGAACCCAATATGGCATTACAGCATGTCAAATGGACGTAAAAAAAACACAAGGGTTAACATATGATCTTTTAAATCAAATTTTAAAGCAAGCTTTGGAAGGTCGCATTTTTATTTTAAGAAAAATGCTGGAAGTTTTACCTGAATATAGAAAAAAAATGAAACCTAATGCCCCTAAAATTTATACTTTTAATATACCCAAAGATTTTATAGGCTCAGTTATAGGTACGGGAGGAAAAGTTATTCAAGAAATTCAATCATGCACAAATACAAATATACTCATTGAAGAAAAAGGAGATTTTGGTTATATTGAAATCATTGGTCATGATGATGAAAAAATAGAAAAGGCTATTGATCGAATTAAACAAATTACTTTTGTTCCTGAATTAGGAAAAATTTATAAAGCAAAAGTAAAATCTATAAAAGACTTTGGAGCTTTTGTAGAAATAGCTAAAGGTGTAGAAGGGTTACTCCATATTTCAGAAATAGGATGGAAAAGGTTGAATCGTATAGAAGAAGAATTGCATATAGGAGACATTGTTGATGTTAAGTTTATGGGAATGGATGAAAAAAATAAAAAAATGAAACTTTCTAGAAAAGTACTTTTACCTAGACCAGGTAAAAAAAATGATTAA
- a CDS encoding type B 50S ribosomal protein L31, with translation MRKKIHPDDYRPVVFKDINNEKIFICRSTVKTKDSIQINGYDYPLYKMEISSYSHPFFTGEKRFLGKTGPAEKFKKKYEKYKKF, from the coding sequence ATGAGAAAAAAAATACATCCGGATGATTATAGACCTGTTGTTTTTAAAGATATTAATAATGAAAAAATTTTTATTTGCAGATCTACAGTCAAAACAAAAGATTCTATTCAAATAAATGGATATGATTATCCATTATATAAAATGGAAATATCTAGTTATTCGCATCCATTTTTTACTGGAGAAAAGAGATTTTTAGGAAAAACAGGTCCAGCAGAAAAATTTAAGAAAAAATATGAAAAGTATAAAAAATTTTAG
- a CDS encoding ketoacyl-ACP synthase III, which yields MIRSIITGTGHYLPKKIIKSDHFLRHKFYDKKGLKIDKSNEEIINKFQKITEIEERRYIHKGLFNSDIATIAAKKALMDSKIYKEKIDYIISAHNYGDIHPISYQSDLMPSIAARVKNKLQIKNKKCRPYDMIFGCPGWIEGMILADQLLQSKYAKNILITSSETLSQVIDPHDRNAMIFSDGAGAAVLSAIEDFENENNGIIHYETQCNNNNELYYLTNGPSLNPNYKKSMVNIRMNGRRIYEYALTEVPNMLKNILDHADLHLKDIKKILIHQANAKMDYAILKRLLKLYNYNSLNGEVEMAKIMPMTIKKFGNSSVATVPTLLDLILQGKMPPHEIKPGDTILMASLGAGMNINGMIYRFPKKIKKYEKKNTSG from the coding sequence ATGATTCGATCAATTATCACAGGAACTGGGCATTATTTGCCTAAAAAAATTATAAAAAGTGATCATTTTTTAAGACATAAATTTTACGATAAAAAAGGATTAAAAATTGATAAATCGAATGAAGAAATTATTAATAAGTTTCAAAAAATAACGGAAATAGAGGAAAGAAGATACATTCATAAGGGTTTGTTCAATTCTGATATTGCTACCATTGCAGCAAAAAAAGCTTTAATGGATTCTAAAATTTATAAAGAAAAAATAGATTATATTATATCGGCTCATAATTATGGAGATATTCATCCTATTTCTTATCAATCTGATTTAATGCCTTCTATAGCTGCTAGGGTAAAAAACAAACTTCAAATCAAGAATAAAAAATGTAGGCCATATGATATGATTTTTGGTTGTCCAGGATGGATAGAAGGGATGATTCTTGCAGATCAACTTTTACAATCTAAATATGCTAAGAATATATTAATCACTAGTTCAGAAACCTTATCTCAGGTTATAGATCCACATGATAGAAATGCTATGATTTTTTCGGATGGAGCTGGAGCTGCCGTTTTATCAGCTATAGAAGATTTTGAGAATGAAAATAATGGAATTATTCATTATGAAACTCAATGCAATAATAATAATGAATTATATTACTTAACTAATGGTCCTTCTTTAAATCCAAATTACAAAAAATCTATGGTTAATATTAGGATGAATGGAAGAAGAATTTATGAATACGCATTGACAGAAGTTCCAAATATGTTGAAAAATATACTTGATCATGCCGATTTGCATCTAAAAGACATTAAAAAAATTCTCATTCATCAAGCTAATGCAAAAATGGATTATGCAATTTTAAAAAGATTGTTGAAATTATATAATTATAATTCTTTAAATGGAGAAGTAGAAATGGCAAAAATAATGCCTATGACTATAAAAAAGTTTGGAAATTCTTCTGTAGCGACTGTACCTACTTTATTGGATTTGATTCTTCAGGGAAAAATGCCTCCTCATGAAATAAAACCTGGAGATACCATTTTAATGGCTTCTTTAGGAGCAGGAATGAATATTAATGGAATGATTTATCGTTTTCCAAAAAAAATAAAAAAATATGAGAAAAAAAATACATCCGGATGA